The sequence below is a genomic window from Xyrauchen texanus isolate HMW12.3.18 chromosome 46, RBS_HiC_50CHRs, whole genome shotgun sequence.
ATGTTATCCCCAGCCATGACTGTCATCCTGCAGGTCAAAGTTGGAGCTCTGCTGGAGTTGTGGAATTAATGATATTGTGCAGACATCCAATTACTCCCCCTCCGAAGACTTTACTTTCTCCGTTTCTCCAATTCTGGACCTTCAATTCTATCTTGATCCCCGGACAGGGGATAACTTGATTTTTCTTCAGTGTGGCCCCACTGCGGTTGTCACTGACTCAACCATCGCTCCTTTCTGCTGCAGACGGCTGCCTCTGTCACCGAGTCAGAGAAAAATGGATCGAACAGCGGCAATATTTGCCAGCTCAGCAAGTtcacacttatttatttatttacttgttattGCATGTATTAATCACAGAAGTTTAGAGCCTTAAGGGCAAAATCTGCATCATTACGCTCATTTAGGTTGTTCTTGAAAAGATGTGACAGGACAGTCTCACATTTGCTCCATCCAGACATACAGTACATGGTCTACTTCTTCACTTCATATTTGAATAGGAAAACACATGACTGAATCAATAGCTCATACATGAGTTTGAGAaaattattgattaaaaaaaaaagatatcaaTAATGAAAATCACTTTCACTTTAAACTTATGTAGTTTTAGCTCTTACCTCGCTACTGATGGAATTCGTCTTCTGCCGACAGTCTCCTCTCTGAAATGCACTCGTTTCCCTTTTCTTGCATAAATTGCTCTTGTTAAAGGTTCTTCACATATTCTCACTTTCGAACTGTTCGTCTGAGGTCCTCCCGCGTCATAAATCTCACATCCATAACGGGAATTATTCACGACATTCTCAAACGATGCTATAATAAAGAAAATAGGGATTACAAAGCTTCACATTCAATATAAACGATTGATGTATGCTAAAATACAAGCGGGAAGCGCTTAAAGAAAACAACACGAAGCCGCAACGTTCTGCTTGTGCGGAAGCACCTTGGTGTAAATGGCTTATACTGCATGAGAATTGTAATGCTGCAGCTCAGCTCAGGCGGGAGATACATTAAGGGGGCAAAAGCGAACAATACCATTTCCAGACATTACTGCATCAGCAAAATTTCCCTCTTACGAATAGACAAGATGACGAGCGCTCTGTTTTATCTGGGCACACTGACAGGGGTGTTTAGAAGAGAAAAGGTTCTTAAAGGGGGGAATCGATAAGGGGAGAGGGAATAATTCCGTAATCATCCCCAACATATTGTTGCACTGTACTGAACATGGGAGAAGGAGGAGAGGGGGGTAGGACCGTAGGAGAGCCATAAAGTGGAATGGGGGAGGGGTTCGACGCAATGCAGACCGGCTGTACTAACGCGCGTGGCCACAAGTGCTTGTCCACGCAATGCGCGAGGGCATTTATGTGCCAACACTGGCGCAGTATCTGATTCGCCGAGCACTATAATGTGCACAGATCCTTTAACTGTTCTCTGACCACACTTACCAAAAACCACAATAATAAGACGACTTCTCTGAAGGGCTCTTCTTCATGGAATACTGCGAAGAGGATACTTTTTTTCCAACCAAAAGTGTTAGAAAGACGCATATCTCCATGCGCGTGTTGTTTGAGAATAGAAATGGTGCGGGGGTTGGAATATTTATAGAATTACGTGGGTGTATGTAGTTTCAGAAGCACAGACGACGTGTTTTGCAAGCACATCGGATAGAGctcttttcttttgtttaaaataatatttagaatACTATTTTCCtaaattgcattttattgttgCCTAGAATGATTTTGACTTTCTAAGCTATTGTTGTTTAAACGTTTTGTCTGTATTAGCCTACATTTGTGATTCGCCTATTTGATAATGCCactttaatcatttaaaatagtGGGGGAAATTCACAAATTTAGCCTATGTTGAATGTAGACCACCGCCCATTTCTGATGCTATACAGTCATGTTTAGTTGAGCTTCTTATAGTGGGCGTGTTTAGATGTGTGTGTTAAGACGTGATACtatagtttaattaaattaacccGAATAAGGGGTCTCCTTCATGTAGACAGTGATGTTTCCTCTAATCCACCAGTAGGTGGAGCACAAGCATTGTTAATCGATGTAAACACCACTGGACTCATTGATCAGTGCATTTAGTGTAAAGAAGACATAATGCACTGCATAGATTTTGTGGATCCACTGAAGTTGATTTGGAGAGTGTAAATGCTGAAATAAAGTAATATCTGCACAAACCAAACATATGAACCAAATATGTAATATATGAGTCAATGTGTGAGGTTTAGAAACCTAGTTAATTTAAACCTATATCTAATTGAACAGTTCTCATTTTTTGCACACCAATCATGAACATGTCTATCAGGCAACCAGAGTATGAACAGTTTTCATTATAAGGCACTATTAGAATAGCAGCTGGAGTGAGCTCTTAACTGCTAGATATCATGAATAAGAAATGGGCAGCCTTTTTCTCCTCTCACTTTGCAGTTCAACGACTTCCCCTCAGTATATTATGCACTTTGTTGGGTTACCAGTGATTAGTTCAATCAACATAAATGTATCAGGAGTCATTAATCAGTGCTGTCTGATGTGTCATAGATCCCACTTGTTATACATTATTGATGTAGTAGTTTGCAATTTGGTAAGTGAGATTTTCATTACTCTGCTGGTTAAACTGGCCATGCCTAAACCTTCGTCTTCAAGATTTTGGGggaaatttgatatttttaatgcACTGACTTTTCAGGAATTGCTCCCTCTGAATACAATTCCTATTATGTTTATctattttaacattcaataacATTATACATACATAATGTTTGTGTACATTGATTATAGTATAACTTCAAAGAGTGGGAAAATGGCATTTCTGCATGGTCAGCATGTTAGAATATCCAATGATTAAGGAGGTGAAAATGAAATAGGGGTGACTGGGGCTTGTTGCAGCACACACCTTAAAAGTATTGGCTACAAAAAGCTATTGACTCTTTCCAACAATCAACAGCatacaaataatttcaactcgCTCCTCTTAGGAAAAAATAGAAGCAAAAATCAAGCTCGCAGTGAGGCACCACAATGAACGTGAATGGctacacatttgtgtaattagaCTTTTGATTCAAAACCTTATAGCTGGttagatatagcccttgtgacagtTTCCCCGTGTGACAACTAGACTATAAATCTTCAGTCTTCCCTGTAAATATCAGGGAATAATATTCCTAATCACTCCAAGATTTATGGACAATCCATCATTTTGGATCACTCCCCATTAACGTACAGACCaacatttgaaataaatgtatcaatAGAAATGAAGGGATTGAAACAGAacctttgaaaatgaaaatgtcaaaatatttattgACCAAAAATAAGTTAAAAACTCATACCACATTAAAGTTTAACAAAAATAGGTCTTTCACTTGGCCTGAGGCTGTTTTGTGGGCTCTTTAATAGCCAAAACCAATGCTATGATGACACAATAAATGATAGCTTAACCAAGAACACCAGCAACATTGCTATCGGTTTTGCGCTCTCAAGTCAACAAGCCCACAGGGTCAGGTCTATATTGTCAGAACATTCATTTTCTTGATAACACCAAGAATGACATATGATCCTTAGAAAATGcaacatttgtacatttaaagcattttataaaTAAGTTCACAGATAAGCCACAAGGCAGTACTTACTATCCAATTTTACAGAcagaagtaaaaaatatatatatatatatatatatatatatatatatatatatatatatatatatattatcacaaGGCAATGGCATTATTAAGGCTTATGTATTTTATGAATAATGGGTGAATATATTTTAGattgcaaatatatataaattacaatgtattacaaaaatgcttaaaatacacatatattacatatatactgcatatatttgCTGCAtcctgttattaaaaaaaatcatcatggTAGTGAGTGACACATTATAAAATATGCACCCATCTGTAATGTaagttttttttccctcaaagATGTCAAATTTCATAAAATAACTTGTACATTCTTGCACAAGTTGCGCTCGTTTTGAACAAATgaaaaaacagcttttatgaTAAAAGACAACATTGTTCAATAAATAGTTGCATTTATGAACAAcacttataaataataataataatcagaataaaaaaATCTTCAGCTAAGTAATAGTAATTATATGTGTAGGTGGTTAAGTGACGTGGGAAGATATGCATTTACGCAATCAGAATTTAAAGCCGGAAAAATCCTTTTACAGTTTTATAGTGTTTAATTAGATGTTATATTCACAACTGTCACCAATATTCTTTTGCATTACTTTATAGACCTTTTTCAAAGCAGCGTCATCTTtgacgggaatgaaaacgaggctgtgaggggaTAGACTTATTGTGTCTTCAATGGCATTCACTGTATACAGCTTTCAAAAAGCTCCTAAATCTCATCTAATTTTCTACAACTCATGATGTGTAGAAGTTTTTGTCaactgaaatttcttggaaagatattGTTTCAATATGTCATcagcggaacgatccaaaaacacttaaaactgtacgagtcaagtcatttttcacaacacacatagtttcaaagcagctttacaggaaatcaaaaACGATGAATGTGAATAagcaagaataagcaatgctaagctgACTAGTAAGCTACAAACACAAACTCGGCAGCAACCGGACAACCCCTTGAAGAGAGGtctatccctcaaagccttgttgtcattcccgacataaatcaaagatggcgctgctgttaATAAGGCCTAGACCACACCTAACCGAATATAATCTTGATAAGAAAGCCACCAGGTATACTCGCAGAGATGCACATTTTTTGATTGTAGCTACTTTCTGTTCTTACACATCATTTTCCTGTATAAATCCTCCAATTCATTGAATTcaccaaattaatttaaattgataTCATTTGAATGGTCTGATTTGATGAGAGAGGGTTTACTGTCGCTCTTATTGTGGTCAGTCAGTAAGGCCAATGGCTGACTACAAGTTACATGTGTGAACTCCACGTGCTCCTCCTCACTGTTCTCTCGGTGATAGTAGTAGTTAAAATTCGACACTATTACTGGAACCGGCAGGGCGATTGTAAGAACTCCTGCAATGGCACACATTGATCCAACAATTTTGCCCCCAATAGTGATTGGGCACATGTCTCCATATCCAACAGTTGTCATGGTCACAACCGCCCACCAGAATGCCTCAGGGATACTTGTAAACGGAGATTCTGGGTCGTCCACTTCAGCAAAGTAAACTGCACTGGAGAACAATATGATGCCAATGATAAGAAAGAATATCAATAGTGCAAGTTCTCGCATGCTTGCATGTAGTGTCCGGCCAAGAATTTGGAGACCCTTGGAGTGCCGTGAGAGTTTGAAAATCCTGAAGACACGCACCAAGCGGATAACTCTCAGAATGGTCAGAGTCTGTTGTGAGCTTGATTCAACCTCTGCAAGGTCTAATcccaaagtaacaaaatatggaaaaattgCCAAAATATCTATGGTGTTCATGATGTCTTTGAAGAAGGTAGTTTTGCTTGGGCAAGCCAGAAATCTTACAATCAGTTCAAAGGAAAACCAAATTATACAAATAGTCTCCAACAAGAAAAATGGATCTAGGAATGGACTGGAACTATTTCCATTAGTAGTTACATTTGGTGCAAGGTGGTTATTTAATACACCTTCATCTCTAAATACGGGCAAAGTTTCTACACAGAAGATAACAATCGATATCAGGATGATCATTACAGATAAGACAGCGATTATTTTGGCTGACTTAGAACTGTCAGGATACTCAAACATCAGCCAAATTTGACGCTGAAATTTACTGGAAGGCATCGGGCGTTCTTCTTCTTTACACAAACCCTCATCCTCTTGGAAATTATCAATAATGTCCTCACCGATCTCGTAAAATcggatttcttcaataaaaatttCAACTGGCACGTTGTTGGGTCTTCGTAGCCGCCCACCAGACTGGTAGAAGTACAGGATTGCATCAAAGCTTTGTCTGTTCCTGTCGAAAAAGTACTCATTCTTCAATGGATCAAAGAACCGCATCCTTTTGCACGGGTCTCCAAGCAGAGTGTCTGGGAATCTCGCAagtgttttaagttgagtttcgaAACGCAGACCTGAAATGTTGAAAAATACTCTCTCACAGGACTCCTGGCCAGTGCGTTCCACATCACAGATATCCTGAAGGGGGGTTACATGGTCCACAGTCTCATTCTGGTTTTCTTGGGACATGGTTGTCTTTGTCCCTCGAGAATGGTGCTTGTTGTGCCTCCTGGCTTTCCCCCTACTCCACCAGTTTTTAGGATCTGCAAAATCCAGCCTGACAGCAGTAAAGTCCTAATCTAATGGCCTGAATGTTGATGTCCACCTCTTGTTCGCCCTGTTAAACTTCTAAAActttgggggaaaaaattatttgaaaatgaaaaaaggtGTATTGTTGTAAGTAAACAGGACTTGTTTCGACAACATGCTAAGCTGACTGCTCAAACAGATATAAGACTCACAGTGCTTGAGACAGCAAAGTCCACCCTGACTTTGATTGGCACATTGAAGCAATGCGCCTGGGGTCTTCTAAActtgagccaaatgtctgaacGTGTAATTTAAAGCAGATGACTACTGTAAATGTGGATTTATTgtgttcatcaaataaatgtttctaatcaatatatatatatatataatttacgaataatatgtaaaataaaaacaaatattaaattgaTTTGTAAAGGatatacatttgcatttaaatgaaGGTTTATAATTAAATGAGGTTTCTTTTGCTTATTTGTGGCTAAATATATTTGGTTTGTTCTTAGTTtaagcattttctttttaattagtaATTTCATTGTAAATAATTCTAACTATACTAATAGTTTACAAAcagtttacatttaaataattgttggaatATCCAAACACTCTTACAGCTTTAGTGTTGCTATGGGGCCTCTTGAACTGAAGCATGAAAGTGCTTGCTCCACTGACATCTGAGCACCTGCAGATGATAACACTTTAAGCAGAGGCGTTAGTAGCAGTTACAGGGTATAATTTCACAACTAAGAACATGAGGCCCCAAGAAGTAATGTGATCATACTTCAGGTTCATTGCTGCTGAATGATAGAGAATGACCACTCCTCCTTCAGAGATGTCAATGTTTATTTCTATAACTGTTTAGGTCTATTGGCAATAATTCATGCTAACTCTGACTTCAAATTGTTAtctttacttttatatttatactgGCATTCTACATGTCTTACAATAGAGGTCAGATTGTATTATAGTGTGTACATTATTATGTTGAATATCAACAtattcaacatatttataatattaaatatcagATTTATTGGTGATCGCCAGTGTTAGCAGCTGCGTTTTAGACCAACTGCAGGCGATACAGAGATGAGTGATTTAGCCCCATATACAGTGCATTTGAATAGTCAAGTCTAGATGAGATGAAGGCATGGATAACTGTCTCCAGATCCTTAAATGAGAGCAGAGGTTTTAATTTGGCTATTTGCCTTAATTGAAAAAAGCTACTCCTCACCACAGCATTTCTGAAATTTAGCTCTGAGTCAAAATTCACACCTAGGTTTTTTGCAAAAGGATGAACATTAGGAGACAGTGTATCTAGGTTCCTAGTGATATCAGAGACAGCACCAGGGAGACCAAACACAACAACCTCAGTTTTGCtctcatttaattggagaaagttttttgctgtccagcatttaatgtcctcaaagcattttaaaagcaCAGAGCAAGAGTAATCAGAACTAAGAGGAATATATAGCTGAGTATCATCGGCATAGCAatgatatgaaatataatatttctTCATGATAGAACCTAAAAGGAGCATATACAGAGAATATAGAATGGGTCCCAAGAGGGACCACTGGGGTACCCCACAAGTGAACAATGCAGAAGAAGAGAACACATTTCCAATTGTAACCCTCACAGTCTTATCTGAGAGGTATGATGTAAAGCAATCTAAGACAGTGCCCTTGATGCCAACCTCATCCCTTAAACGTTTAAGAAGGATAGGGTGGTCAATGGACTCgagatttagagtgaaaaaggagttacattttggtctgtttacatttggcagacgcttttatccaaagcaacttacagtgcaattattacagggacaatccccccagagttaagtgccttgctcaaggacacaatggtggtggctgtggggttagaacctgtgaccttctgattaacagccctgtgctttagccactacaccaccaccacgccAGTAtgttgtttcagaagacatggattaaaccactcgagttgtatggattacctgtATTCAGCCTTTatgtatttttggagcttgaaagtgttggaccccttTGACTTACATAGTATGGACTAAAACACCTAttttctccatcaaaatatcttcatttgtgttccgctGAAGAAAGGTCAGCAACACATTCTATGAAGCCCATTGtaggattatacatgcagaagaattgaaacaacatgatttgaatcaatctttgcaatcctggaattcttcacagTCATAAATTAAACGGCCTAGGCATCATCATTGGTCAGGAAGGCCCGGCAGCCTGacctcctgatcttccacacagagttaaagcagacttctccttgaaaggtttccaaaagaccatcagatttgcatgactcgaatactaagacatttcatcttaatccaggaacattttacacaaagtcacaataCTTTATCAATTTAgccctctaaaatgtacagaatgcatttaaatccacgatttatacaagatATAAACTGACAAACTGTGGACaagctttgaactgtggtaacttgtgtAACTGACAAATTattgattatagcctgatgtacctctttaaaaagCGTGTAAACTTTCATCAATGTTGTATAAcccatgaattaaccagtattattttgtaaccagagatttttatgttttgttacctacacgtacaaTATCCATGAAAACatttcatgtttagtatgtaagcgttcgctggcatatgcagagaaagctgatgacaacgaatattaTGTCTCTTgcaccattctcaagatataaaagttcatgattaaatatgcactatttttgagggggagatttgtaagaatctgaaacaaaggtgtgagaatgagggcaatttaactgttaccTCCTAAATACTGCATACCAAATATCTCAcaccatatttataatgcattgtaacggcattataattaattaataatgtctcataatacaccttattatatgtaataactaaatatttttagccccaattataatgcattataatatttaCCTATTCAGTACagtacattcagaaagtatttagaccccttattttttcccacattttgttatgttgcagcgttatgctaaatgctttaaattattatttttttcacatcaacctACACTCCATTTGCCATTATGACAAACCACAAACTAGATTTTTGATGAATttgcaaaaatattaaaaagaaaatgaaatgtcacattgacataagtatttagaccctttgctgtgacacttgaaatttagcttagGTGCATCCCAGACGGAATCCTCTCCTCAGTGCAActcacataaaaaagcacctaacggactctcagactatgagaaacaagattctctggtctgatgaaacgaagattgaactgtttggcctcaattccaagtgtcatgtctggaggaaaccaggaaccgctcatcacctgcgcaataccatcccaacggtgaagcatggtggtggtagcatcatgctgtgggggtgtttttcagaggcagtgactgggggactggtcagggttgaaggaaagcggAACGCAGCtaaatatccttaatgaaaacctggtcccgagtgctcaggacctcagactgggctgaagttTCACCTTCCAGCAGGACGATGATCCTTAACACATAACCAAGACAAtgcaactctgtgaatgtccttgagtggttaTGAAAAATACTAAAGCTACAAGGTTAAAATATATTAGAAACTCTAAATAGGTACTGTTGATCATGCATGTAGCCAATATTCATGGGTGTAAAACCAATCATGTTTGTAAAGCACCAACTTTatgtttgtgcatcttatttggagactttcttttttttttttttaataacatccATTGTATAAGTTTGACTTGAAATGTTATGTATGTCACAAGTTAATGTTATAGTAGCTGTAtataagtcaagtcaagacaattttatttgtatagagcctttcacagcacacatcgtttcaaagcagctttacagaagatcaggcattaacagacgataaaactgtaatgtctataatgtcaatgaatcatcattgtgtaattagataggttgagacagggaaacaaataaaataatataagcatagatgc
It includes:
- the kcna6a gene encoding potassium voltage-gated channel subfamily A member 6a — its product is MSQENQNETVDHVTPLQDICDVERTGQESCERVFFNISGLRFETQLKTLARFPDTLLGDPCKRMRFFDPLKNEYFFDRNRQSFDAILYFYQSGGRLRRPNNVPVEIFIEEIRFYEIGEDIIDNFQEDEGLCKEEERPMPSSKFQRQIWLMFEYPDSSKSAKIIAVLSVMIILISIVIFCVETLPVFRDEGVLNNHLAPNVTTNGNSSSPFLDPFFLLETICIIWFSFELIVRFLACPSKTTFFKDIMNTIDILAIFPYFVTLGLDLAEVESSSQQTLTILRVIRLVRVFRIFKLSRHSKGLQILGRTLHASMRELALLIFFLIIGIILFSSAVYFAEVDDPESPFTSIPEAFWWAVVTMTTVGYGDMCPITIGGKIVGSMCAIAGVLTIALPVPVIVSNFNYYYHRENSEEEHVEFTHVTCSQPLALLTDHNKSDSKPSLIKSDYQENECSDNIDLTLWAC